The following proteins come from a genomic window of Meles meles chromosome 1, mMelMel3.1 paternal haplotype, whole genome shotgun sequence:
- the MRPL20 gene encoding 39S ribosomal protein L20, mitochondrial codes for MVFLTARLWLRSRLTDRCWRVQEVLRHARHFRGRKNRCYRLAVRAVTRAFVKCTKARRLKKRNMRTLWIHRITAASQEHGLKYPAFIVNLIKCQVELNRKVLADLAIYEPKTFKSLAALAKTRRQEGFAAALGDGKEPEGVFSRVVQHH; via the exons ATGGTGTTCCTCACCGCGCGGCTCTGGCTGCGGAGCCGGCTCACTGACCGCTGCTGGCGCGTACAGGAGGTGCTGCGGCATGCGCGG CACTTCCGCGGAAGGAAGAACCGGTGCTACCGGCTGGCGGTGCGGGCGGTGACCAGAGCGTTTGTGAAATGCACAAAAGCGCGGAGACTGAAGAAGAGGAACATGAGGACA CTCTGGATTCATCGAATTACAGCTGCCTCCCAGGAACATGGCCTGAAGTACCCAGCATTCATTGTCAATTTAATTAAG TGCCAGGTGGAGCTCAACAGGAAAGTACTTGCGGATCTGGCCATCTATGAACCAAAGACTTTTAAATCTTTGGCTGCTTTGGCCAAAACAAGGCGACAGGAAGGATTTGCTGCTGCGCTGGGGGACGGGAAAGAGCCTGAAGGcgtattttccagagtggtgcaGCATCACTGA
- the CCNL2 gene encoding cyclin-L2 isoform X1: MAAAAATVAAGAPGPAVPAAAACTPGSGGAAPASQGMLIGDRLYSGVLITLENCLLPDDKLRFTPSMSSGLDTDTETDLRVVGCELIQAAGILLRLPQVAMATGQVLFQRFFYTKSFVKHSMEHVSMACVHLASKIEEAPRRIRDVINVFHRLRHLREKKKPVPLPLDQDYVNLKNQIIKAERRVLKELGFCVHVKHPHKIIVMYLQVLECERNQHLVQTSWNYMNDSLRTDVFVRFQPESIACACIYLAARTLEIPLPNRPHWFLLFGATEEEIQEICLKILQLYTRKKVDLTHLESEVEKRRHAIEEAKAQAKGLLPAGTRVLDSTSGFSPAPKLAESPKESKGNKPSPISVKNAKRKMEGVKKVKADSPVNGLPKGRGSRSRSGSREQSYSRSPSRSASPKRRKSDSGSTSGGSKSQSRSRSRSDSPPRQAHRGAPYKGSKVRSYRKSKDCKYPTQKPHKSRSRSSSRSRSRSRERADNSGKYKKKSHYYRDQRRERSRSYERTSHRYERDHPGHSRHRR; the protein is encoded by the exons atggcggcggcggcggcgacggtCGCGGCCGGGGCTCCGGGCCCGGCGGTCCCCGCCGCAGCGGCCTGCACTCCGGGCTCGGGGGGCGCAGCCCCCGCGTCGCAGGGGATGCTGATCGGGGACCGGCTGTACTCCGGGGTGCTCATCACCTTGGAGAACTGCCTCCTGCCGGACGACAAGCTCCGCTTCACGCCGTCCATGTCGAGTGGCCTCGACACCGACACGGAGACCGACCTCCGCGTGGTGGGCTGCGAGCTCATCCAGGCGGCCGGCATCCTGCTCCGCCTGCCGCAG GTGGCGATGGCCACCGGGCAGGTGCTGTTCCAGCGGTTCTTCTACACCAAGTCTTTCGTGAAGCACTCCATGGAG CACGTGTCCATGGCGTGCGTGCACCTGGCCTCCAAGATCGAGGAGGCTCCGCGGCGGATCCGGGACGTCATCAACGTGTTTCATCGCCTGCGGCACCTGCGGGAGAAGAA GAAACCTGTGCCTCTGCCGTTGGATCAAGATTACGTTAACTTGAAGAATCAGATTATAAAGGCAGAAAGACGAGTCCTCAAAGAGCTGGGTTTCTGTGTCCACGTGAAGCACCCTCACAAG ATAATCGTTATGTATCTTCAGGTGTTAGAGTGTGAGCGTAACCAGCACCTGGTCCAGACCTCATG GAATTACATGAATGACAGCCTCCGCACAGATGTCTTCGTGAGGTTCCAGCCTGAGAGCATCGCCTGTGCCTGCATTTACCTTGCTGCCCGGACGCTGGAG ATCCCTCTGCCCAATCGTCCCCATTGGTTTCTTCTGTTTGGAGCAACTGAAGAAGAAATTCAAGAGATCTGCCTGAAAATCCTGCAGCTTTACACTCGGAAAAAG GTTGATCTGACACACCTGGAAAGTGAAGTTGAGAAGAGAAGGCACGCCATTGAAGAGGCCAAGGCCCAAGCCAAGGGCCTGCTGCCTGCCGGCACCCGGGTTCTGGACAGCACTTCAGGGTTCTCACCCGCCCCCAAGCTGG CAGAATCCCCCaaagaaagtaaaggaaacaaGCCTTCCCCAATCTCTGTGAAGAATGCCAAGAGGAAAATGGAGGGTGTGAAGAAGGTCAAGGCTGACAGCCCAGTGAATGG CTTGCCAAAGGGGCGAGGGAGTCGAAGTCGGAGCGGGAGTCGAGAGCAGAGCTACTCAAGGTCCCCGTCACGATCTGCTTCTCCTAAGAGGAG GAAAAGTGACAGCGGCTCCACGTCTGGCGGGTCCAAGTCGCAGAGCCGGTCACGGAGCAGGAGTGACTCCCCACCGAGACAGGCGCACAGAGGCGCTCCCTACAAAGGCTCCAAGGTGAGGAGCTACCGGAAGTCTAAGGACTGCAAGTACCCCACCCAGAAGCCACACAAGTCCCGGAGTCGGAGCTCCTCTCGCTCTCGAAGCCGCTCCCGGGAGCGGGCAGATAATTCCGGGAAGTATAAGAAGAAAAGTCATTACTATAGAGATCAGCGCAGGGAGCGTTCTCGGTCTTACGAGCGAACAAGCCATCGCTACGAGCGGGATCACCCTGGGCACAGCAGGCATCGGAGGTGA
- the CCNL2 gene encoding cyclin-L2 isoform X2: MAAAAATVAAGAPGPAVPAAAACTPGSGGAAPASQGMLIGDRLYSGVLITLENCLLPDDKLRFTPSMSSGLDTDTETDLRVVGCELIQAAGILLRLPQVAMATGQVLFQRFFYTKSFVKHSMEHVSMACVHLASKIEEAPRRIRDVINVFHRLRHLREKKKPVPLPLDQDYVNLKNQIIKAERRVLKELGFCVHVKHPHKIIVMYLQVLECERNQHLVQTSWNYMNDSLRTDVFVRFQPESIACACIYLAARTLEIPLPNRPHWFLLFGATEEEIQEICLKILQLYTRKKVDLTHLESEVEKRRHAIEEAKAQAKGLLPAGTRVLDSTSGFSPAPKLESPKESKGNKPSPISVKNAKRKMEGVKKVKADSPVNGLPKGRGSRSRSGSREQSYSRSPSRSASPKRRKSDSGSTSGGSKSQSRSRSRSDSPPRQAHRGAPYKGSKVRSYRKSKDCKYPTQKPHKSRSRSSSRSRSRSRERADNSGKYKKKSHYYRDQRRERSRSYERTSHRYERDHPGHSRHRR; the protein is encoded by the exons atggcggcggcggcggcgacggtCGCGGCCGGGGCTCCGGGCCCGGCGGTCCCCGCCGCAGCGGCCTGCACTCCGGGCTCGGGGGGCGCAGCCCCCGCGTCGCAGGGGATGCTGATCGGGGACCGGCTGTACTCCGGGGTGCTCATCACCTTGGAGAACTGCCTCCTGCCGGACGACAAGCTCCGCTTCACGCCGTCCATGTCGAGTGGCCTCGACACCGACACGGAGACCGACCTCCGCGTGGTGGGCTGCGAGCTCATCCAGGCGGCCGGCATCCTGCTCCGCCTGCCGCAG GTGGCGATGGCCACCGGGCAGGTGCTGTTCCAGCGGTTCTTCTACACCAAGTCTTTCGTGAAGCACTCCATGGAG CACGTGTCCATGGCGTGCGTGCACCTGGCCTCCAAGATCGAGGAGGCTCCGCGGCGGATCCGGGACGTCATCAACGTGTTTCATCGCCTGCGGCACCTGCGGGAGAAGAA GAAACCTGTGCCTCTGCCGTTGGATCAAGATTACGTTAACTTGAAGAATCAGATTATAAAGGCAGAAAGACGAGTCCTCAAAGAGCTGGGTTTCTGTGTCCACGTGAAGCACCCTCACAAG ATAATCGTTATGTATCTTCAGGTGTTAGAGTGTGAGCGTAACCAGCACCTGGTCCAGACCTCATG GAATTACATGAATGACAGCCTCCGCACAGATGTCTTCGTGAGGTTCCAGCCTGAGAGCATCGCCTGTGCCTGCATTTACCTTGCTGCCCGGACGCTGGAG ATCCCTCTGCCCAATCGTCCCCATTGGTTTCTTCTGTTTGGAGCAACTGAAGAAGAAATTCAAGAGATCTGCCTGAAAATCCTGCAGCTTTACACTCGGAAAAAG GTTGATCTGACACACCTGGAAAGTGAAGTTGAGAAGAGAAGGCACGCCATTGAAGAGGCCAAGGCCCAAGCCAAGGGCCTGCTGCCTGCCGGCACCCGGGTTCTGGACAGCACTTCAGGGTTCTCACCCGCCCCCAAGCTGG AATCCCCCaaagaaagtaaaggaaacaaGCCTTCCCCAATCTCTGTGAAGAATGCCAAGAGGAAAATGGAGGGTGTGAAGAAGGTCAAGGCTGACAGCCCAGTGAATGG CTTGCCAAAGGGGCGAGGGAGTCGAAGTCGGAGCGGGAGTCGAGAGCAGAGCTACTCAAGGTCCCCGTCACGATCTGCTTCTCCTAAGAGGAG GAAAAGTGACAGCGGCTCCACGTCTGGCGGGTCCAAGTCGCAGAGCCGGTCACGGAGCAGGAGTGACTCCCCACCGAGACAGGCGCACAGAGGCGCTCCCTACAAAGGCTCCAAGGTGAGGAGCTACCGGAAGTCTAAGGACTGCAAGTACCCCACCCAGAAGCCACACAAGTCCCGGAGTCGGAGCTCCTCTCGCTCTCGAAGCCGCTCCCGGGAGCGGGCAGATAATTCCGGGAAGTATAAGAAGAAAAGTCATTACTATAGAGATCAGCGCAGGGAGCGTTCTCGGTCTTACGAGCGAACAAGCCATCGCTACGAGCGGGATCACCCTGGGCACAGCAGGCATCGGAGGTGA
- the CCNL2 gene encoding cyclin-L2 isoform X4 — MAAAAATVAAGAPGPAVPAAAACTPGSGGAAPASQGMLIGDRLYSGVLITLENCLLPDDKLRFTPSMSSGLDTDTETDLRVVGCELIQAAGILLRLPQVAMATGQVLFQRFFYTKSFVKHSMEHVSMACVHLASKIEEAPRRIRDVINVFHRLRHLREKKKPVPLPLDQDYVNLKNQIIKAERRVLKELGFCVHVKHPHKIIVMYLQVLECERNQHLVQTSWVASEGK, encoded by the exons atggcggcggcggcggcgacggtCGCGGCCGGGGCTCCGGGCCCGGCGGTCCCCGCCGCAGCGGCCTGCACTCCGGGCTCGGGGGGCGCAGCCCCCGCGTCGCAGGGGATGCTGATCGGGGACCGGCTGTACTCCGGGGTGCTCATCACCTTGGAGAACTGCCTCCTGCCGGACGACAAGCTCCGCTTCACGCCGTCCATGTCGAGTGGCCTCGACACCGACACGGAGACCGACCTCCGCGTGGTGGGCTGCGAGCTCATCCAGGCGGCCGGCATCCTGCTCCGCCTGCCGCAG GTGGCGATGGCCACCGGGCAGGTGCTGTTCCAGCGGTTCTTCTACACCAAGTCTTTCGTGAAGCACTCCATGGAG CACGTGTCCATGGCGTGCGTGCACCTGGCCTCCAAGATCGAGGAGGCTCCGCGGCGGATCCGGGACGTCATCAACGTGTTTCATCGCCTGCGGCACCTGCGGGAGAAGAA GAAACCTGTGCCTCTGCCGTTGGATCAAGATTACGTTAACTTGAAGAATCAGATTATAAAGGCAGAAAGACGAGTCCTCAAAGAGCTGGGTTTCTGTGTCCACGTGAAGCACCCTCACAAG ATAATCGTTATGTATCTTCAGGTGTTAGAGTGTGAGCGTAACCAGCACCTGGTCCAGACCTCATG GGTAGCCTCTGAGGGTAAGTGA
- the CCNL2 gene encoding cyclin-L2 isoform X3 has product MNDSLRTDVFVRFQPESIACACIYLAARTLEIPLPNRPHWFLLFGATEEEIQEICLKILQLYTRKKVDLTHLESEVEKRRHAIEEAKAQAKGLLPAGTRVLDSTSGFSPAPKLAESPKESKGNKPSPISVKNAKRKMEGVKKVKADSPVNGLPKGRGSRSRSGSREQSYSRSPSRSASPKRRKSDSGSTSGGSKSQSRSRSRSDSPPRQAHRGAPYKGSKVRSYRKSKDCKYPTQKPHKSRSRSSSRSRSRSRERADNSGKYKKKSHYYRDQRRERSRSYERTSHRYERDHPGHSRHRR; this is encoded by the exons ATGAATGACAGCCTCCGCACAGATGTCTTCGTGAGGTTCCAGCCTGAGAGCATCGCCTGTGCCTGCATTTACCTTGCTGCCCGGACGCTGGAG ATCCCTCTGCCCAATCGTCCCCATTGGTTTCTTCTGTTTGGAGCAACTGAAGAAGAAATTCAAGAGATCTGCCTGAAAATCCTGCAGCTTTACACTCGGAAAAAG GTTGATCTGACACACCTGGAAAGTGAAGTTGAGAAGAGAAGGCACGCCATTGAAGAGGCCAAGGCCCAAGCCAAGGGCCTGCTGCCTGCCGGCACCCGGGTTCTGGACAGCACTTCAGGGTTCTCACCCGCCCCCAAGCTGG CAGAATCCCCCaaagaaagtaaaggaaacaaGCCTTCCCCAATCTCTGTGAAGAATGCCAAGAGGAAAATGGAGGGTGTGAAGAAGGTCAAGGCTGACAGCCCAGTGAATGG CTTGCCAAAGGGGCGAGGGAGTCGAAGTCGGAGCGGGAGTCGAGAGCAGAGCTACTCAAGGTCCCCGTCACGATCTGCTTCTCCTAAGAGGAG GAAAAGTGACAGCGGCTCCACGTCTGGCGGGTCCAAGTCGCAGAGCCGGTCACGGAGCAGGAGTGACTCCCCACCGAGACAGGCGCACAGAGGCGCTCCCTACAAAGGCTCCAAGGTGAGGAGCTACCGGAAGTCTAAGGACTGCAAGTACCCCACCCAGAAGCCACACAAGTCCCGGAGTCGGAGCTCCTCTCGCTCTCGAAGCCGCTCCCGGGAGCGGGCAGATAATTCCGGGAAGTATAAGAAGAAAAGTCATTACTATAGAGATCAGCGCAGGGAGCGTTCTCGGTCTTACGAGCGAACAAGCCATCGCTACGAGCGGGATCACCCTGGGCACAGCAGGCATCGGAGGTGA
- the AURKAIP1 gene encoding aurora kinase A-interacting protein isoform X1 gives MGCGSPGLPGAAARAPGHSRVTPARACVPATRSPGRPPPPATMSLVRLASRLLRAVPRAGRGGPGAVSGVPCCSAQPTAPSGLASGPRKGLPLELEEMLVPRKMSVRPLESWLTAHCLLPSLAARAAGPAAPSLLCECPPGPVGEGAAQGVEVSDAAGVQCKNVLKIRRRKMNHHKYRKLVKRTRFLRRKVREGRLKRKQIKFERDLRRIWLKAGLKEAPAGWQTPKIYLKSQ, from the exons ATGGGCTGCGGGAGTCCTGGCCTCCCCGGGGCTGCTGCACGCGCCCCCGGCCACTCCCGCGTGACCCCCGCGCGCGCCTGTGTTCCAGCCACGcggagccccggccgccccccgccccccgccaccaTGTCCCTGGTGCGCCTGGCTTCTCGGCTGCTGAGGGCTGTTCCTCGGGCAG GTCGCGGAGGGCCCGGGGCTGTGTCGGGGGTGCCCTGCTGCAGCGCCCAGCCCACGGCCCCTAGTGGACTTGCCTCCGGCCCCCGCAAGGGGCTCCCGCTGGAGCTTGAGGAGATGCTGGTCCCCAGGAAGATGTCCGTCCGTCCTCTGGAGAGCTGGCTGACCGCGCACTGCCTCCTACCCAGCCTAGCTGCCAGGGCCGCGGGGCCCGCGGCTCCATCCCTGCTCTGTGAGTGTCCCCCCGGCccagtgggggaaggggccgCGCAGGGGGTGGAGGTCTCAGACGCAGCGGGGGTGCAGTGCAAGAACGTGCTGAAGATTCGCCGGCGGAAGATGAACCACCACAAGTACCGGAAGCTGGTCAAGAGGACCCGGTTCCTGCGGCGGAAGGTGCGGGAAGGACGCCTGAAACGCAAGCAG ATCAAGTTCGAGAGAGACCTGAGGCGCATCTGGCTGAAGGCAGGCCTGAAGGAGGCCCCTGCAGGCTGGCAGACCCCCAAGATCTACCTGAAGAGCCAATGA
- the AURKAIP1 gene encoding aurora kinase A-interacting protein isoform X2, with the protein MSLVRLASRLLRAVPRAGRGGPGAVSGVPCCSAQPTAPSGLASGPRKGLPLELEEMLVPRKMSVRPLESWLTAHCLLPSLAARAAGPAAPSLLCECPPGPVGEGAAQGVEVSDAAGVQCKNVLKIRRRKMNHHKYRKLVKRTRFLRRKVREGRLKRKQIKFERDLRRIWLKAGLKEAPAGWQTPKIYLKSQ; encoded by the exons aTGTCCCTGGTGCGCCTGGCTTCTCGGCTGCTGAGGGCTGTTCCTCGGGCAG GTCGCGGAGGGCCCGGGGCTGTGTCGGGGGTGCCCTGCTGCAGCGCCCAGCCCACGGCCCCTAGTGGACTTGCCTCCGGCCCCCGCAAGGGGCTCCCGCTGGAGCTTGAGGAGATGCTGGTCCCCAGGAAGATGTCCGTCCGTCCTCTGGAGAGCTGGCTGACCGCGCACTGCCTCCTACCCAGCCTAGCTGCCAGGGCCGCGGGGCCCGCGGCTCCATCCCTGCTCTGTGAGTGTCCCCCCGGCccagtgggggaaggggccgCGCAGGGGGTGGAGGTCTCAGACGCAGCGGGGGTGCAGTGCAAGAACGTGCTGAAGATTCGCCGGCGGAAGATGAACCACCACAAGTACCGGAAGCTGGTCAAGAGGACCCGGTTCCTGCGGCGGAAGGTGCGGGAAGGACGCCTGAAACGCAAGCAG ATCAAGTTCGAGAGAGACCTGAGGCGCATCTGGCTGAAGGCAGGCCTGAAGGAGGCCCCTGCAGGCTGGCAGACCCCCAAGATCTACCTGAAGAGCCAATGA